One Streptomyces hundungensis DNA segment encodes these proteins:
- the nhaA gene encoding Na+/H+ antiporter NhaA, with amino-acid sequence MATPTPSKPTFLRRLSLPERTYLAQALRTETVGGVLLLVAAIAALVWANTLGAGYESVRGFHLGISALGLDLSIQHWAADGLLAVFFFVAGIELKRELVAGELRDPKAAALPVIAALCGMAVPALVYALVNTFGGGSLDGWAVPTATDIAFALAVLAVIGTSLPSALRAFLLTLAVVDDLFAILIIAVFFTSDLDFVALGGAAVGLVIFWLLLRKGVRGWYIYLPLALVNWGLMYNSGVHATIAGVAMGLMLRCHRTEGEDHSPGEHIEHLVRPISAGLAVPLFALFSAGVGISGATLADVFTRPETLGVVLGLVVGKAIGIFGGTWLAARFTKAELNDDLAWPDVFAVASLAGIGFTVSLLIGELAFDGQDRLTDEVKAAVLVGSLTAAVLASVLLKMRVRKYKALVEDEERDDDQDGIPDMYELDKPEYHLRMAAIYENKAAEHRRLAQLAGAGRDDGDSPA; translated from the coding sequence GTGGCCACGCCCACCCCCAGCAAACCCACGTTCCTGCGGCGTCTCTCGCTCCCCGAGCGCACCTATCTGGCCCAGGCCCTGCGCACCGAGACCGTGGGCGGCGTGCTGTTGCTCGTCGCCGCGATCGCCGCCCTCGTCTGGGCGAACACCCTGGGCGCCGGCTATGAGTCGGTGCGCGGCTTCCACCTGGGAATCAGCGCGCTGGGCCTCGACCTGTCGATCCAGCACTGGGCGGCCGACGGACTGCTCGCCGTCTTCTTCTTCGTCGCCGGCATCGAGCTCAAACGTGAACTCGTCGCCGGAGAGCTGCGCGATCCGAAGGCCGCCGCACTGCCGGTGATCGCGGCCCTGTGCGGCATGGCCGTGCCCGCGCTCGTCTACGCACTGGTCAACACTTTCGGCGGCGGATCCCTTGACGGCTGGGCCGTACCGACCGCTACGGACATCGCGTTCGCCCTGGCCGTGCTCGCGGTCATCGGCACCTCGCTGCCCTCCGCCCTGCGCGCCTTCCTGCTGACCCTGGCCGTGGTCGACGACCTCTTCGCCATCCTGATCATCGCGGTCTTCTTCACCAGCGACCTCGACTTCGTCGCCCTCGGCGGAGCCGCCGTCGGCCTCGTCATCTTCTGGCTGCTGCTCAGGAAGGGCGTACGGGGCTGGTACATCTACCTCCCCCTCGCGCTTGTCAACTGGGGGCTGATGTACAACAGCGGCGTCCACGCCACCATCGCGGGCGTCGCGATGGGCCTGATGCTCCGCTGCCACCGCACCGAGGGCGAGGACCACTCCCCCGGCGAGCACATCGAGCACCTGGTGCGGCCGATCTCGGCCGGGCTCGCGGTGCCTCTGTTCGCCCTGTTCTCGGCCGGCGTCGGCATCAGCGGCGCCACCCTGGCTGATGTCTTCACCCGGCCCGAGACGCTGGGCGTGGTCCTCGGCCTCGTCGTCGGCAAGGCCATCGGCATCTTCGGCGGCACCTGGCTCGCCGCCCGCTTCACCAAGGCCGAACTCAACGACGACCTCGCCTGGCCCGACGTCTTCGCCGTCGCCTCGCTCGCCGGCATCGGCTTCACCGTCTCGCTGCTCATCGGCGAGCTCGCCTTCGACGGACAGGACCGGCTGACCGACGAGGTCAAGGCGGCCGTGCTCGTCGGCTCCCTGACCGCCGCGGTCCTGGCCTCCGTCCTGCTCAAGATGCGGGTACGCAAGTACAAGGCGCTCGTCGAGGACGAGGAGCGCGACGACGACCAGGACGGCATCCCCGACATGTACGAGCTGGACAAGCCGGAATACCACCTGCGCATGGCCGCGATCTACGAGAACAAGGCCGCCGAACACCGCAGGCTGGCGCAACTGGCGGGGGCGGGGCGCGACGACGGCGACAGTCCGGCATGA